From a single Osmerus eperlanus chromosome 8, fOsmEpe2.1, whole genome shotgun sequence genomic region:
- the mgat2 gene encoding alpha-1,6-mannosyl-glycoprotein 2-beta-N-acetylglucosaminyltransferase, whose translation MRFRIYKRKVVILTLVVVICGLAFWSSGKQKKSNSTSVPKEVEPVKSSSSSSSSSSSNQVQATPVVSKQPPPVIRAAIANETHQEKVKEKEKVLKPDVDNTTLVYRGIVFQLNFDQTVRNEEKFKTVRHKDDLVVVVQVHNRPDYLKLLVESLRKAEGIERVLLVFSHDFWSPEVNQVVASVDFCQVLQIFFPFSIQLYPQEFPGNDPKDCPRDISKTEALMLGCINAEYPDSFGHYREAKFSQTKHHWWWKLHFVWDRVRAMKDHNGLVLLIEEDHFLSPDFIHTLKLMTVLKTEQCPDCDILSMGSYTHVGYSSKANKVEVKAWKSTEHNMGMALGRATYQKLIHCTDAFCTYDDYNWDWSLQHLTVTCLPSYWKVMVCEAPRIFHAGDCGMHHKKAVCMPASQKIKIENILQSSGNQLFPKNLLITKRLPAPGVGGVAPHVKNGGWGDIRDHELCKSYLRLQ comes from the coding sequence ATGAGATTCCGAATCTACAAGAGGAAGGTGGTGATTCTGACACTGGTGGTAGTCATCTGTGGGCTGGCGTTCTGGAGCAGTGGAAAGCAGAAGAAGAGTAACAGCACGTCTGTCCCTAAAGAAGTAGAGCCTGTGAAAAGTAGTAGtagcagtagtagtagtagtagtagtaaccAGGTACAGGCCACACCAGTGGTCAGTAAGCAACCCCCACCTGTCATCCGTGCTGCGATTGCCAATGAGACTCACCAGGAGAAGgtaaaggagaaggagaaagtgtTGAAGCCAGATGTAGACAACACCACCTTGGTATACCGTGGCATTGTGTTCCAGCTCAACTTTGACCAGACCGTGAGAAACGAGGAGAAGTTCAAGACAGTCAGACATAAAGACGATCTGGTTGTTGTGGTCCAAGTGCACAACAGGCCTGACTACTTGAAACTGCTTGTGGAGAGCCTGAGGAAAGCAGAGGGCATTGAGAGGGTGCTGTTGGTATTCAGCCACGATTTCTGGTCCCCGGAGGTCAACCAGGTGGTGGCCTCAGTTGACTTCTGTCAGGTCCTTCAGATCTTCTTTCCATTCAGCATACAACTCTACCCCCAGGAGTTCCCTGGTAATGACCCCAAAGACTGCCCCAGAGACATTTCCAAGACAGAAGCCTTAATGCTGGGTTGCATCAATGCAGAGTACCCTGACTCGTTCGGACACTACCGCGAAGCCAAGTTCTCCCAGACCAAACACCACTGGTGGTGGAAGCTGCATTTTGTTTGGGACAGAGTCAGGGCTATGAAGGACCACAACGGTCTGGTCCTGCTGATTGAAGAGGACCACTTCCTGTCACCTGACTTCATCCACACCCTGAAGCTGATGACGGTCCTGAAGACAGAGCAGTGCCCTGACTGTGACATCCTGTCTATGGGGAGTTACACCCATGTTGGCTACTCCAGCAAAGCCAACAAGGTGGAGGTGAAAGCCTGGAAGTCTACTGAGCACAACATGGGGATGGCTCTGGGCAGGGCCACCTACCAGAAGCTCATCCACTGTACTGATGCTTTTTGCACTTATGACGACTACAACTGGGACTGGTCGCTGCAGCACCTGACTGTTACCTGCCTGCCCTCCTACTGGAAGGTGATGGTGTGCGAGGCTCCCAGGATCTTCCATGCTGGGGACTGTGGCATGCATCACAAGAAGGCAGTGTGTATGCCGGCCAGCCAGAAAATCAAGATAGAGAACATTCTCCAGAGCAGTGGAAACCAGCTGTTTCCAAAGAACCTCTTGATAACTAAGAGACTTCCCGCCCCTGGTGTTGGAGGTGTGGCCCCCCATGTGAAGAACGGAGGTTGGGGGGATATTAGGGACCATGAACTCTGCAAGAGCTACCTTCGATTACAGTGA
- the rps29 gene encoding 40S ribosomal protein S29, with the protein MGHQQLYWSHPRKFGQGSRSCRVCSNRHGLIRKYGLNMCRQCFRQYAKDIGFVKLD; encoded by the exons ATGGGCCATCAACAGCTCTATTGGAGTCACCCCAGAAAATTCGGCCAGGGTTCCCGATCCTG CCGGGTTTGCTCGAACAGACACGGTTTGATCCGTAAATATGGTCTGAACATGTGCCGTCAGTGCTTCAGGCAGTACGCCAAAGACATCGGCTTTGTGAAG CTGGATTAA